In one Pseudodesulfovibrio tunisiensis genomic region, the following are encoded:
- the csrA gene encoding carbon storage regulator CsrA: MLILTRRPGESLYLGDHIKLKILSVQGKQIKIGLDVPDDMTVYREEVYLKIKEQNRQALESSQQDLLAAAALWQSLEPKK; encoded by the coding sequence ATGTTGATACTGACCCGGAGACCCGGAGAGAGCCTGTACCTGGGCGACCACATCAAGCTCAAGATTCTGAGCGTTCAAGGCAAGCAGATAAAGATCGGCCTTGACGTTCCGGATGATATGACCGTGTACCGGGAAGAGGTGTACCTCAAGATCAAGGAGCAGAACCGGCAGGCGCTTGAGAGCAGCCAGCAGGATCTGCTTGCAGCGGCGGCGTTATGGCAAAGTCTCGAACCCAAAAAATAA
- the flgL gene encoding flagellar hook-associated protein FlgL yields the protein MRVTQMMLFDRYVNNLNGSLTDLMDLNMKAQTQKRINRPSDDPTGMVRVLDHRDTLRSLNQYKENISTAEGWLGRSDEALRQVSVLLTRAKELASQAATGTVSGDNREQVSYELRSLFEQMVGLANSDFEGNSIYAGHKADGKAFEEIMWMTTNDTDFASTDFTINGSSKQTVLVQFYDGGTPPAAPGTTTTLSDPDLRVRYSVDGGDSWLTDGSIGFAGGGASVTLPQGGTSVDFHSDADVKVSDATDPSRSEGTWLWLRPSARYLGDTNDAPPLVDKVGPNVSDIAASASGHFLESNVTVRIDNTSSVGMDEDINYSYSFDGGINWITGNVAQADGSPNQAVLSVGNGGILTLSNAATGQLQPGQQFVIRPRTADINIDISASERVRLNDVGRDIFGGVYMRDDVVLSANGEILTLGSSNAGVAFLSAAAPKMGLLRTGGSGANDLRNMFEVMGNLVAFAETNNQAGVQQCLGDLEKVHQQIMNSLATVGGRENRLQVSENIINGLDLNEKELLSSIEDADVSELMTELAQSQIVYESVLRTTSMIMQLNLSKFI from the coding sequence ATGCGTGTCACCCAGATGATGCTTTTCGACAGGTACGTCAACAACCTCAACGGGTCGTTGACGGATCTCATGGACCTCAACATGAAGGCCCAGACCCAGAAGCGGATCAACCGTCCTTCGGACGATCCCACCGGCATGGTGCGCGTTCTGGACCATCGCGACACCTTGCGGTCCCTGAACCAGTACAAGGAAAACATTTCCACTGCCGAAGGGTGGCTCGGCCGGTCGGACGAAGCGTTGCGGCAGGTTTCCGTGCTGCTTACCCGGGCCAAGGAACTGGCCAGTCAGGCGGCCACGGGCACGGTGAGCGGAGACAACCGCGAACAGGTCAGCTATGAACTGCGCAGCCTGTTCGAACAGATGGTCGGACTGGCCAACTCGGACTTCGAAGGCAACAGCATCTACGCAGGGCACAAGGCCGACGGCAAGGCGTTCGAGGAAATCATGTGGATGACCACGAACGACACGGATTTCGCATCCACGGATTTCACCATCAACGGGTCGTCCAAGCAGACCGTGCTCGTGCAGTTTTACGACGGCGGCACGCCTCCTGCGGCTCCGGGCACCACGACCACGCTTTCCGATCCCGACCTTCGGGTTCGTTACAGCGTGGACGGCGGCGACTCCTGGCTGACGGACGGCTCCATCGGTTTTGCCGGGGGCGGGGCCAGCGTGACCCTGCCGCAGGGCGGGACATCCGTGGATTTTCATTCGGATGCGGACGTCAAGGTGAGCGATGCGACCGACCCGAGCCGAAGCGAGGGAACCTGGCTGTGGCTTCGGCCTTCGGCAAGATATCTCGGGGACACCAATGACGCGCCTCCGCTGGTGGACAAGGTCGGGCCGAACGTTTCGGACATCGCAGCCTCGGCTTCCGGGCATTTTCTGGAAAGCAACGTCACGGTGCGCATCGACAACACGAGTTCGGTGGGCATGGACGAGGACATCAACTATTCCTACAGCTTCGACGGCGGCATCAACTGGATTACCGGCAATGTGGCACAGGCGGACGGTTCGCCCAATCAGGCCGTGCTGAGCGTGGGCAACGGCGGCATCCTGACCCTGTCCAATGCCGCGACCGGCCAGCTTCAGCCCGGTCAGCAGTTCGTGATCCGGCCGAGGACCGCGGACATCAACATCGATATTTCAGCCAGTGAGCGGGTGCGTCTCAACGATGTGGGCCGGGACATCTTCGGTGGCGTGTACATGCGCGACGACGTGGTGCTTTCCGCAAACGGAGAGATTCTGACACTTGGCAGCTCGAACGCCGGAGTGGCGTTCCTGTCGGCTGCCGCGCCCAAGATGGGGCTGTTGCGCACCGGCGGTTCCGGGGCCAACGACCTCAGAAACATGTTCGAGGTCATGGGCAATCTGGTGGCCTTTGCCGAGACCAACAATCAGGCCGGAGTGCAGCAGTGTCTGGGCGATCTGGAAAAGGTGCACCAGCAGATCATGAACAGTCTGGCCACGGTGGGCGGGCGCGAGAACCGGCTCCAGGTGAGCGAGAACATCATCAACGGGCTGGATCTGAACGAAAAGGAACTGCTCAGCAGCATCGAGGATGCGGACGTGAGCGAGCTCATGACCGAACTGGCCCAGTCCCAGATCGTGTATGAGTCCGTGCTGCGGACCACGTCCATGATCATGCAGCTCAACCTGTCCAAGTTCATCTAA
- the flgK gene encoding flagellar hook-associated protein FlgK, with translation MSFGANSILDMGRWALFASQVQLQVTGENISNINTEGYSRRSVVLEEAPYIDYSPGQLGTGVKAKEVVRHFDKMVEELYLGQSTMRDKWGTLYEQLRSVESLLNESTGTGVSDSLSQFFNSWNEVSQRPDNYGARQSVINNAATLVSTLKQVDTDLSLMQQRINVAVDAQVSEANKLMQEIADLNNEIQVHDIPGQNNANSLYDERARKVRELSELLDVKTIDNGGGNFTVMTKAGHTLVDGESHFSLEFNAAHSTKDLRSGSQFDGEIYFDGNDDFEYTVEIVDAGSPGGVRSDAGAAMYRVSLDGGVTWVTNEDGSEKHFSARPYDNRVNVEGLQIWFGSATDSKTSPTQNFSEGDRFVISPHQGLYWVENTSHKEEITPQLHFNGEENDRRITGGSLGALITFRDNYVGRYREKMEALTETVVWETNRRHSQGAGLQTFVVEDGTYGVDSASRALGSDSTGLVFGNRLQSGSSKLYIYNANTGLVMSNASGMLDFSGIVPPGLTNFNPEIHSLNDVRQAYEDTFGTYVNATIVNNKLRLEARDGYSFAFGDDTAGLNAALGLNTFFRGSKPTDLNVNEKVTGDLDYLATGHVNGAGEMNSDDNTVALAMYALRELSVSISTVVEGTTSQSIQDYYNGIVGNVGTDTNRVKFNRDFYESLSKDLNERQQQVSGINLDEEMSNLIRYQHSYTAAAKLITTADQMLQTILSLKP, from the coding sequence TTCGACAAGATGGTGGAGGAGCTGTATCTGGGACAGTCCACCATGCGCGACAAGTGGGGCACCCTGTACGAACAGCTCAGGAGCGTGGAAAGCCTGCTCAACGAGTCCACGGGCACGGGCGTGAGTGATTCCCTTTCGCAGTTCTTCAATTCCTGGAACGAGGTGAGCCAGCGGCCGGACAACTACGGCGCGCGCCAGAGCGTGATCAATAACGCGGCTACTCTGGTTTCCACGCTCAAGCAGGTGGACACGGACCTTTCCCTGATGCAGCAGCGCATCAACGTGGCCGTGGATGCGCAGGTGAGCGAGGCCAACAAGCTGATGCAGGAGATCGCGGATCTGAACAACGAGATTCAGGTTCATGACATTCCCGGGCAGAACAATGCCAACAGCCTGTATGACGAACGTGCCCGAAAGGTTCGCGAGCTTTCCGAGCTTCTGGACGTCAAGACCATTGACAACGGAGGCGGCAATTTCACGGTCATGACCAAGGCCGGGCATACGCTGGTGGACGGGGAATCCCATTTCAGCCTTGAATTCAATGCCGCCCATTCCACCAAGGATTTGCGGTCCGGTTCCCAGTTTGACGGGGAAATCTATTTCGACGGCAACGACGACTTCGAATACACCGTGGAAATCGTTGATGCCGGGAGCCCGGGGGGAGTCCGTTCCGACGCGGGCGCGGCCATGTATCGCGTGTCGCTCGACGGCGGCGTGACCTGGGTGACGAACGAGGACGGTTCGGAAAAGCATTTCTCTGCCCGACCCTACGACAACCGGGTCAACGTGGAGGGTCTCCAGATATGGTTCGGCTCGGCCACGGATTCCAAGACCTCGCCCACCCAGAATTTCTCCGAGGGCGACCGTTTCGTGATCAGTCCGCATCAGGGGCTCTACTGGGTGGAGAACACCTCCCACAAGGAGGAGATCACTCCGCAACTGCATTTCAATGGCGAGGAGAATGATCGTCGGATCACGGGTGGCAGTCTGGGCGCGCTCATCACCTTCCGCGACAATTACGTGGGCAGGTACCGGGAGAAGATGGAAGCCCTGACCGAGACCGTTGTCTGGGAAACCAACCGCAGGCACAGTCAGGGCGCAGGGTTGCAGACTTTCGTGGTCGAGGATGGCACCTATGGCGTGGATTCCGCGAGTCGGGCGCTGGGCAGCGATTCCACGGGACTTGTCTTCGGCAACAGGCTTCAGTCCGGCAGCAGCAAGCTCTACATCTACAACGCCAATACCGGGCTGGTCATGTCCAATGCCAGCGGCATGCTGGATTTCAGCGGCATCGTGCCTCCGGGACTGACCAATTTCAATCCGGAGATTCACAGCCTGAACGATGTGCGGCAGGCCTATGAGGACACTTTCGGCACCTATGTCAATGCAACCATCGTCAACAACAAGCTGCGTCTCGAAGCCAGAGACGGATATTCCTTTGCGTTCGGCGACGACACGGCGGGCCTGAATGCGGCTCTGGGGCTGAATACGTTCTTTCGCGGTTCCAAGCCCACGGATCTGAACGTGAACGAGAAGGTGACCGGGGACTTGGATTATCTGGCCACCGGACACGTGAACGGTGCGGGCGAAATGAACTCCGACGACAATACGGTCGCCTTGGCCATGTATGCGCTCAGGGAGTTGAGCGTGAGTATTTCCACGGTGGTGGAAGGCACCACCTCGCAGTCCATACAGGACTACTACAACGGCATTGTGGGCAATGTGGGCACGGACACGAACCGGGTCAAGTTCAACCGGGATTTCTACGAGTCCCTGTCCAAGGACCTCAACGAGCGGCAGCAGCAGGTTTCGGGCATCAACCTCGACGAGGAGATGAGCAACCTGATTCGGTATCAGCATTCCTACACTGCGGCGGCGAAGCTCATCACCACTGCGGACCAGATGCTGCAAACCATTCTGTCCCTCAAGCCGTAA
- the fliW gene encoding flagellar assembly protein FliW, which produces MTRLGEREISPDTIIYFPRGLVGLEDKREYVLLPVKEEKSPFLLLQCVTDPGLGLLVADPYAFLDDYDVKLENPERKTLKITNVRQVAVLVTVTIPQNRPENTTLNLQGPIVINTEERLGLQVPQTDGEYPTHFRPIVS; this is translated from the coding sequence ATGACCCGCCTGGGCGAGCGTGAAATCAGCCCGGACACCATTATTTATTTTCCCCGGGGACTTGTGGGCCTGGAGGACAAGCGCGAATACGTGCTGCTTCCGGTCAAGGAGGAAAAGTCCCCCTTCTTGCTGCTCCAGTGCGTGACCGATCCCGGTTTGGGCCTGCTCGTGGCGGACCCGTACGCCTTTCTCGACGATTACGACGTGAAGCTGGAAAATCCGGAGCGCAAGACCCTCAAGATAACCAATGTCAGGCAGGTGGCTGTGCTGGTCACGGTGACCATACCGCAGAACAGACCCGAAAACACCACCTTGAATCTCCAGGGGCCGATCGTGATCAACACCGAGGAGCGGTTGGGTCTTCAGGTTCCGCAGACGGACGGGGAGTATCCCACTCACTTTCGTCCGATCGTGAGCTAG